The Proteus vulgaris genome has a segment encoding these proteins:
- the lutR gene encoding GntR-family transcriptional regulator, translated as MIQKISRQKASHQILEQIKQNIHNGTYPVGEKLPSENVLADAFGVSRVPIREALGVLEASGIVTSRQGGGRRVIDHSILSKYEPIVMEIACPKEIDSLLEMREVIEHEAAAIAALRRTPEELRAIENAHDAFVLATKKNKSIGHKEDYQFHRSIMVAAHNPFFVRILDNMHELYLGVLMYSLSQNKGREAETERVIAEHEAIVEAIRQQNHDETSHKMRLHLTNVRGKLKRLQQKPC; from the coding sequence ATGATACAAAAGATCTCACGCCAAAAAGCGTCGCATCAAATTCTTGAACAGATTAAGCAAAATATTCATAACGGCACCTACCCTGTAGGTGAAAAGTTACCCTCTGAAAATGTCCTTGCTGACGCCTTTGGCGTCAGTCGAGTTCCAATCAGGGAAGCGCTGGGTGTCTTAGAAGCCAGTGGTATTGTGACTTCACGCCAAGGAGGCGGTCGCCGTGTAATTGACCATTCTATCCTCAGTAAATATGAGCCAATAGTGATGGAAATTGCTTGCCCGAAAGAGATAGATTCACTACTAGAGATGCGTGAGGTCATTGAACATGAAGCGGCAGCTATTGCCGCTTTACGCCGAACACCAGAAGAATTACGCGCTATAGAAAATGCCCACGATGCCTTTGTTTTAGCAACAAAAAAAAACAAAAGTATTGGTCATAAAGAGGATTATCAATTTCATCGTTCTATTATGGTTGCCGCACATAATCCTTTTTTTGTCAGGATATTAGATAATATGCATGAGCTTTATCTTGGTGTCTTAATGTATTCATTAAGTCAAAATAAAGGACGAGAGGCAGAAACTGAACGTGTTATTGCAGAACATGAAGCTATTGTTGAAGCAATACGACAACAAAATCACGATGAAACAAGCCATAAAATGCGTCTTCATTTAACGAATGTACGTGGCAAATTAAAACGCTTACAGCAAAAACCCTGTTAA
- the siaT gene encoding TRAP-type C4-dicarboxylate transport system permease component — MTNNDHLTPVEPPALDKEASSGSRQLAGIYLKITTTLAILISLYAIYSNALSNTQEFYRNTIFLSGILILGFILFPFSKRFSTPKFNGWDYLFIALTLISYGYFFFNYVDLHVVRKSIPNTTDYVMAILGIIVLFEAARRTTGYFIPGLATFAIIYALFGQYFMGIFGHAGFSVERLLYRLFMTSEGIFGITLSTASTAIVVFILFGSFLSVSGATALFNDLALAIAGRRRGGPAQVAVISSALTGSLSGSAVANVATTGTFTIPLMKNIGLTPRFAGAVEATASTGGMIMPPIMGAAAFIMAGFLGISYTTIVIAAIIPALLYYAALIMAIDIEAKKQGLKGLSKENIPQVKAVLKARGLLLLPLVIVIGTLLVGKTPIYAGFLGILTIIVASWITPDKSVRMTLTKVADALAEAARGSVQVTVACAAIGVIICVVTMTGIGATLAFNIVSMTDNTLWMILLVVMLVCIVLSMGLPSTALYIVVAVTVSPILIKAGVMPLAAHFFVFWFGALSNITPPVALASYTAASIARADPMQTSWDAVRLALPGFIIPFILVYNPALLMQGDNLGVLSIGLMVITALVGIYALSIAAANFWMIKTTWFERIAFAAAAILMIKPGLYTDLLGISLIILTGALHMLRSKKQLTNMGQVSGEN, encoded by the coding sequence ATGACTAATAATGACCATCTAACTCCGGTAGAGCCACCTGCATTAGATAAAGAAGCCAGCTCCGGCAGTCGCCAGCTTGCAGGTATTTACCTGAAAATTACTACGACCCTTGCAATATTAATTTCACTTTATGCGATTTATTCCAACGCATTATCAAATACCCAAGAGTTTTACCGTAATACTATTTTTCTTAGTGGTATTTTAATTTTAGGCTTTATTTTATTTCCTTTTTCTAAGCGCTTTTCTACGCCTAAATTTAATGGATGGGATTATCTTTTTATTGCTTTAACATTAATCAGTTATGGCTATTTTTTCTTTAATTATGTTGATCTTCATGTTGTAAGAAAAAGTATTCCAAATACTACTGATTATGTCATGGCTATACTGGGTATTATCGTACTGTTTGAAGCAGCAAGACGAACAACCGGATATTTTATTCCAGGGCTTGCGACTTTCGCTATTATTTATGCTCTTTTTGGTCAGTATTTTATGGGTATTTTCGGTCATGCCGGATTTTCTGTAGAAAGATTGTTATACCGTTTATTTATGACCAGTGAAGGGATTTTTGGTATCACCCTTTCAACAGCCTCCACCGCTATTGTGGTCTTTATTCTCTTTGGCTCATTCTTGAGTGTAAGTGGTGCGACTGCATTATTTAACGATTTAGCGCTCGCTATTGCAGGTCGTCGTCGTGGAGGTCCCGCTCAAGTAGCTGTTATTTCATCAGCATTAACCGGCTCTTTAAGTGGAAGTGCTGTTGCTAACGTAGCAACAACTGGAACATTTACTATTCCTTTAATGAAAAATATCGGTCTAACTCCTCGCTTTGCTGGTGCAGTTGAAGCTACAGCATCAACAGGGGGTATGATCATGCCCCCTATTATGGGTGCAGCTGCATTTATTATGGCAGGCTTTTTAGGCATTTCGTATACCACTATTGTCATTGCAGCCATTATTCCAGCGCTGTTGTATTACGCAGCATTAATTATGGCGATTGATATCGAAGCTAAAAAACAAGGATTAAAAGGTTTAAGTAAAGAGAATATCCCACAAGTTAAAGCGGTATTAAAAGCGCGTGGTTTATTATTACTGCCTTTAGTTATTGTTATTGGCACCTTATTAGTGGGTAAAACACCTATTTATGCAGGTTTCTTAGGTATTCTAACTATTATTGTTGCAAGCTGGATTACACCTGATAAATCAGTCCGTATGACATTAACTAAAGTGGCCGACGCCTTAGCTGAAGCCGCTCGTGGTTCCGTCCAAGTTACTGTAGCTTGTGCCGCCATCGGGGTGATTATCTGTGTCGTGACTATGACAGGTATTGGTGCAACATTGGCCTTTAACATTGTCTCAATGACAGATAATACATTATGGATGATCTTATTAGTCGTGATGCTGGTGTGTATCGTATTAAGTATGGGTTTACCTTCAACGGCTTTATATATCGTTGTTGCCGTTACAGTGTCACCAATATTAATTAAAGCAGGTGTTATGCCTTTAGCCGCTCACTTCTTTGTATTCTGGTTCGGCGCATTATCCAATATTACCCCTCCTGTGGCTTTAGCCAGTTATACCGCAGCAAGTATTGCAAGAGCCGACCCGATGCAAACATCATGGGATGCCGTGCGACTCGCACTTCCGGGCTTTATCATTCCATTTATTTTGGTTTATAACCCAGCTTTACTGATGCAAGGCGATAATTTAGGTGTACTTTCTATTGGATTAATGGTTATTACTGCATTAGTCGGAATTTATGCACTAAGTATTGCAGCCGCTAATTTCTGGATGATCAAAACAACCTGGTTTGAACGCATTGCATTTGCGGCGGCCGCGATTTTAATGATTAAACCAGGCTTATATACCGACCTTTTGGGTATAAGCTTAATCATATTAACAGGAGCATTGCACATGTTACGGTCGAAAAAACAATTAACCAACATGGGGCAAGTATCTGGAGAAAACTAG
- a CDS encoding TRAP-type transport system substrate-binding protein has product MRIRKTKLAIGIVAVIAVVSLAIAGKKENANKQFLSVATASTGGTYYPMGVGLANVWSTHLKDRGIQVTGQSSAGSIENIYLMQKNEAQLSILQSLLAVEAYEGVRNFEGKPEKNLRSISMLWPNVEHFVLMNDKVKTGTLDDIRATSFSVGPQASGTEQSTIIILKGVNLTKKEITPEYLGYGDTVSAMRDGRLDGGALPAGVPASAVTDMYASGVSAKLLEVTDKQLDDINHVANSWFRFEIPADTYPRQTEMVNTIAQPNILMTTTNIDNDLVYELTKTMFENLPEVHQVHSAAKYITTENALKGVSVPLHLGAYRYYQEIGLEIPDYLIPPEAQTQTNNK; this is encoded by the coding sequence ATGAGAATAAGAAAAACAAAGCTTGCCATCGGTATTGTTGCTGTTATTGCTGTTGTCTCATTAGCAATAGCTGGCAAAAAAGAGAATGCGAATAAACAATTTCTCTCTGTAGCAACCGCTTCAACAGGAGGAACGTATTATCCGATGGGGGTGGGATTAGCAAACGTATGGAGTACACATCTTAAGGATAGAGGCATTCAAGTAACAGGGCAGTCTTCGGCAGGATCGATAGAAAATATCTATTTAATGCAGAAAAATGAAGCCCAACTTTCTATTTTACAAAGCCTATTAGCGGTAGAAGCTTATGAAGGTGTACGTAATTTTGAAGGCAAACCCGAAAAAAATCTGCGCTCAATTTCTATGTTATGGCCCAATGTTGAACACTTTGTTTTGATGAATGACAAAGTAAAAACTGGCACATTAGATGATATTCGTGCAACAAGTTTTTCTGTAGGCCCTCAAGCTAGTGGCACAGAACAATCTACGATCATCATTCTTAAAGGCGTTAATTTAACCAAAAAAGAGATTACTCCTGAATATCTTGGATATGGCGATACCGTTTCCGCCATGCGAGATGGTCGCCTTGATGGCGGTGCATTACCAGCAGGTGTACCAGCCTCAGCCGTCACTGATATGTATGCCAGTGGCGTAAGCGCAAAACTACTCGAAGTGACAGATAAACAACTTGATGATATCAATCATGTGGCAAATTCTTGGTTTCGTTTTGAAATACCCGCAGATACCTATCCTCGTCAAACCGAAATGGTTAATACGATAGCTCAACCCAATATTTTAATGACCACTACTAATATTGATAATGACTTAGTGTATGAGCTGACAAAAACCATGTTTGAAAATCTGCCAGAGGTTCATCAGGTTCATAGCGCGGCCAAATACATCACTACCGAAAATGCATTAAAAGGCGTTTCTGTACCACTGCACCTAGGGGCTTACCGTTATTACCAAGAAATTGGATTAGAGATCCCTGATTATCTTATTCCACCAGAAGCTCAAACGCAGACTAATAATAAATAA
- the yabI_2 gene encoding Inner membrane protein yabI: MEIIHTLLDSLSHLSPLTLFLSIILITAGKSTIGISSFLPPASLMLIFIFGACLPLYSPIFLWLATSCGALLGSILSYELGRSIYRFPRLKIWVKRYQSKINRIQQLLKNKTHYILFISRFLAVFRYLTPFSAGLLKLPTYGIYITSAISALVWSAIFILIATGVLSIAL, translated from the coding sequence ATGGAAATCATCCACACTTTATTAGACTCATTGAGTCACTTATCTCCTCTTACCCTATTCTTATCTATTATCTTAATCACTGCGGGAAAATCGACTATCGGTATTTCCTCATTTTTGCCACCAGCATCTTTAATGTTAATCTTTATTTTCGGTGCTTGTTTACCGCTTTACTCCCCAATATTTCTTTGGTTAGCGACCAGTTGTGGTGCTTTACTAGGTTCCATTTTAAGCTATGAATTAGGACGTTCTATTTACCGTTTTCCTCGCCTTAAAATATGGGTTAAACGTTATCAGTCAAAAATTAATCGTATTCAACAGCTATTAAAAAATAAAACTCACTATATTTTGTTTATTTCTCGATTCTTAGCTGTCTTTCGCTATTTAACCCCCTTTAGTGCTGGCTTATTAAAATTACCTACATACGGTATTTATATCACCAGCGCCATTTCTGCCTTAGTGTGGTCTGCTATATTTATTTTAATTGCAACAGGAGTGCTTTCCATTGCGTTATAA
- the potA_2 gene encoding putrescine/spermidine ABC transporter ATPase protein, giving the protein MLQLNNVTYRWSEDVPPCISQLSFTLNQGEWITLVGDNGAGKSTLLRLIAGLLTPNEGDITLNNQSLFQLKAQQRAHYIGVLFQEPERQIFHNTVAKEVVFSLKQHKFSKEEIKRRLDETLSLCGLSDVADVHPLDLHAGQRRMVAVASLSILSPQILLLDEPTRDFDAHWLSCFENWLQVQKTLGKTVLAISHDLDFTARHFQRVIHLSSGKLIADGSPEKVLMNSTLQSLSDIPAPTLYSLSQKLKLPIKKNTPIEWAKMLVEMNKKH; this is encoded by the coding sequence ATGTTACAGCTCAATAATGTGACTTATCGCTGGAGCGAAGATGTTCCGCCTTGTATCTCTCAATTATCATTCACATTAAATCAAGGGGAATGGATAACCTTAGTCGGTGATAATGGGGCTGGTAAATCTACCTTATTACGATTAATTGCAGGACTATTAACGCCCAATGAAGGTGATATAACACTCAATAATCAGTCACTTTTTCAATTAAAAGCACAGCAACGCGCTCATTATATTGGGGTATTATTTCAAGAGCCTGAACGACAAATCTTTCATAATACAGTCGCAAAAGAGGTGGTTTTCAGCCTAAAACAGCATAAATTCTCTAAAGAAGAGATTAAAAGGCGTTTAGATGAAACACTGTCGCTTTGTGGTTTAAGTGATGTTGCAGATGTTCACCCTTTAGATTTACATGCAGGCCAACGTAGAATGGTTGCTGTTGCAAGTTTAAGTATTTTATCGCCTCAAATATTATTACTAGATGAACCCACTCGTGATTTTGATGCACATTGGTTAAGCTGTTTTGAGAATTGGCTTCAGGTACAAAAAACATTAGGTAAAACGGTATTGGCTATTAGTCATGATCTTGATTTTACTGCTCGCCATTTTCAGCGTGTTATCCATTTATCCTCAGGTAAATTAATTGCAGATGGTTCGCCTGAAAAAGTGCTAATGAATTCAACACTGCAATCCCTTTCCGATATCCCAGCGCCTACGCTATACTCATTAAGCCAAAAACTAAAATTACCCATTAAAAAAAACACCCCCATTGAGTGGGCTAAAATGCTAGTTGAAATGAACAAAAAACACTAA
- the potA_3 gene encoding putrescine/spermidine ABC transporter ATPase protein, translated as MVLNLQQLSFTPKGDEQPIIGPIDLQLKQGEWLVILGGNGSGKSLLAQLLAGWLPDLLTGSIQGIGIVQNIALDKSRLVSLAPGRQLVQQSPQLQLSGCAFTVEQEIAFGPENLGLSDNEIRFRVKEAMALTQCEYLRFHHPSTLSGGEAQRVVIASALAMHPKLLLLDEAFSRLTPNATQQLQLRIKHYAKEHKCSVVIFERNLLPAISLSEQFLLLEAGKIKAKGTLDSIFPFLFSTINAPDAWQALHWLIENHHWDKNIVNNDKALLNAFKEFYVTAQ; from the coding sequence ATGGTACTAAATCTTCAGCAATTGAGTTTTACCCCAAAAGGTGATGAACAACCTATTATTGGCCCTATTGATTTGCAGTTAAAACAAGGGGAATGGCTTGTTATTTTAGGAGGCAATGGCAGTGGGAAAAGTCTTCTTGCGCAATTACTCGCGGGGTGGTTACCCGACTTATTAACAGGGTCAATTCAAGGTATTGGTATCGTACAAAATATCGCTCTCGATAAAAGTCGATTAGTGTCACTCGCTCCGGGTCGTCAGCTCGTTCAACAATCGCCACAATTACAACTTTCAGGATGTGCATTCACCGTAGAGCAAGAAATTGCCTTTGGCCCAGAAAATTTAGGGTTGAGTGACAATGAAATTCGATTTCGAGTAAAAGAAGCTATGGCATTAACACAATGTGAATACTTGCGTTTTCACCACCCTTCAACGCTTTCAGGTGGTGAGGCTCAACGTGTTGTTATCGCAAGTGCACTCGCTATGCACCCGAAATTATTATTACTTGATGAAGCTTTTAGCCGCTTAACGCCCAATGCGACCCAACAATTACAACTACGTATAAAACACTATGCAAAAGAGCATAAATGCAGTGTGGTCATTTTTGAACGTAATTTATTACCTGCAATAAGCCTGAGTGAACAATTTTTATTATTAGAGGCGGGAAAAATAAAGGCAAAAGGTACGTTAGACTCTATTTTTCCATTCTTGTTTTCAACGATTAATGCGCCCGATGCATGGCAAGCTTTACACTGGTTAATTGAAAATCATCATTGGGATAAGAATATTGTGAATAATGATAAAGCCTTGCTTAATGCTTTTAAGGAATTTTATGTTACAGCTCAATAA
- a CDS encoding ABC-type cobalt transport system, permease component CbiQ and related transporters, translated as MHPFTSLALWLWLSASVLFLSLSLPLLIISSGTFIGVLLWKASRWRWRFIVWLMLPMAIGLWLVHSGWLAYWLTGEPLDTRKQTMAITLWLRLLAIISSAQLWLQYTSTEQFIRALFASRLPMSLSYLLAGPLLLVEQLRQQLHNIKEAQLARGVPLDGSFWQRLITLPAIILPLISHVLSDLTVRSAALDMRGFRIIAKRTTLYPPKDTPLQTMVRYLILLLILIEGGIWLWY; from the coding sequence ATGCATCCCTTTACCTCATTGGCATTATGGCTTTGGCTAAGTGCTAGTGTGCTTTTTTTATCGCTAAGCTTACCACTGCTGATTATCAGCAGTGGGACTTTTATTGGCGTATTGCTTTGGAAAGCGTCTCGCTGGCGCTGGCGTTTTATTGTCTGGTTAATGCTCCCCATGGCAATAGGGTTATGGTTAGTCCATAGTGGTTGGTTAGCTTATTGGTTAACCGGTGAGCCTTTAGATACCCGTAAACAAACGATGGCAATAACACTATGGTTAAGATTATTAGCAATAATAAGTAGCGCTCAATTGTGGTTACAATACACCTCAACAGAGCAATTTATCAGGGCCTTATTTGCTAGCCGTTTACCGATGAGCCTCTCCTATTTACTAGCAGGACCTTTGTTACTTGTAGAACAATTACGCCAACAATTACACAATATAAAAGAAGCGCAATTAGCACGAGGTGTTCCTCTTGATGGATCATTTTGGCAACGACTTATCACATTACCCGCCATTATTTTGCCCCTTATTAGTCACGTTTTAAGTGATTTAACTGTTCGAAGCGCAGCATTAGATATGCGAGGATTTCGCATTATTGCAAAGCGGACAACCTTATATCCTCCAAAGGATACGCCACTGCAAACAATGGTTCGTTATTTGATTTTATTGCTTATCTTGATTGAAGGAGGTATTTGGCTATGGTACTAA
- a CDS encoding Protein of uncharacterised function (DUF3816), translating to MSTTPHISSRTLVLIVVSIAINMIGGQITSMVKLPIFLDSIGTLICALLGGPWVALFTGLLTNLLWGLISGPMAAAFAPVAMMIGLSAGLLARAGGFRSLIRVIGSGVIITLALMIVAVPIRTYLFGGATGSGADFFVAYFHAVGEGLIESVAITVLGANLADKILSAIIAWLLVRQLPQRTQRNFPAMAKVR from the coding sequence ATGTCTACCACACCTCACATTTCGAGTCGAACACTCGTTCTAATTGTTGTTTCTATTGCCATAAATATGATCGGTGGTCAAATTACCTCAATGGTAAAGCTTCCCATCTTTCTAGATTCTATCGGTACACTGATTTGTGCCTTATTAGGTGGCCCATGGGTTGCATTGTTCACAGGATTATTAACTAATCTATTATGGGGATTAATTAGTGGCCCTATGGCCGCCGCATTTGCGCCTGTTGCCATGATGATAGGGTTAAGTGCAGGTTTATTAGCACGCGCTGGAGGCTTTCGCTCTTTAATTCGCGTCATTGGCTCTGGCGTTATTATTACTTTAGCTTTAATGATCGTTGCTGTTCCTATTCGTACCTATTTATTTGGTGGTGCAACAGGAAGTGGCGCTGATTTCTTTGTCGCTTATTTTCATGCTGTGGGTGAAGGACTCATCGAATCTGTTGCTATTACTGTATTAGGTGCTAATCTCGCCGATAAAATATTATCCGCAATTATCGCTTGGTTATTAGTACGTCAGCTACCACAAAGAACACAACGCAATTTTCCCGCGATGGCCAAGGTTCGTTAA
- a CDS encoding Predicted DNA-binding protein with PD1-like DNA-binding motif, whose protein sequence is MSHTSLLASHARFISHRLLPNEDVIVALRQMMKEQNLKSAFIAGCVGSLTDVALRFAGREENRYLTGKFEIVSLIGTLDTLGEHLHLAVSNENGLMCGGHMMPGCTVRTTLELVIGELEQVTFSRQPCEHSGYEELVITPRK, encoded by the coding sequence ATGTCTCACACCTCATTACTTGCTTCTCATGCTCGATTTATTTCACATCGCCTTCTCCCTAATGAAGATGTGATTGTCGCATTACGACAAATGATGAAAGAGCAAAATCTAAAATCAGCATTTATTGCAGGTTGTGTAGGAAGTTTAACAGATGTGGCATTGCGCTTTGCAGGACGCGAAGAAAATCGCTATCTTACAGGCAAATTTGAAATTGTTTCACTGATTGGAACATTAGATACTCTAGGTGAACATTTACATTTAGCGGTCTCAAATGAAAATGGATTAATGTGTGGTGGACATATGATGCCTGGCTGTACAGTGCGCACGACGCTAGAACTCGTTATTGGTGAGTTAGAGCAAGTGACTTTTAGCCGTCAGCCTTGTGAACACTCTGGTTATGAGGAGTTAGTCATCACACCGCGTAAATAA
- the budB gene encoding acetolactate synthase, which yields MNTPHWKCGADLVVKQLEQHGIKQVFGIPGAKIDRVFDSLVDSSIETVVVRHEANAAFMAAAVGRLTGKAGVAIATSGPGCSNLATGIATATSEGDPLVALGGSVKSADRLKLVHQSMDTVTMFNPITKFCAEIDSSKSISETMANAFRHAESGRPGSAFLTFPMDILNSAVDSPILVPKSKSNLGGANNDAVKEAVKLLLAAKSPVILLGLQASFPDNALALQSLLDICPLPIVGTYQSAGAIAQRHFPLFAGRIGLFNNQPGDELLSHADLVITLGYSPIEYEPSLWNHNNANIIHIDEIPAEIDLAYCPDLELTGNIKLTIDNLTQHFAKQSISQITLSNNTHQVLEKIRHQRETLQQNSYFRQGSPIHPLTIIHEMQNIINNDVTLCIDMGSFHIWLARYLYSFRARQMLISNGQQTMGVALPWGIGASFVRPSDKIISVSGDGGFMQSSMELETAVRLNTNILHIIWVDNAYNMVEMQEQEKYGRYSGVKFGAIDFKRYAESFGAKGFFVDCASQLRTVLHEAMAVDGPAVLAIPVDYRDNAKLMEHIDYNLII from the coding sequence ATGAATACTCCTCATTGGAAATGTGGTGCAGATTTAGTGGTTAAACAATTAGAACAACATGGCATTAAACAGGTATTTGGTATTCCTGGTGCAAAAATTGATCGTGTATTTGATTCTCTTGTTGATTCCAGTATTGAAACGGTCGTTGTTCGTCATGAAGCTAATGCCGCATTTATGGCGGCTGCGGTTGGACGTTTAACGGGTAAAGCGGGTGTTGCTATCGCAACATCTGGGCCAGGGTGTTCTAACCTAGCCACGGGCATTGCAACAGCCACTTCTGAAGGTGATCCACTGGTCGCATTGGGTGGATCTGTCAAGTCTGCAGATAGATTAAAATTGGTTCATCAAAGCATGGATACTGTTACCATGTTTAATCCGATTACAAAATTCTGTGCAGAAATTGATTCTTCAAAATCAATTTCTGAAACCATGGCCAATGCTTTCCGTCATGCAGAATCAGGAAGACCAGGCTCCGCTTTCTTAACTTTTCCAATGGATATTTTAAATAGTGCTGTTGATAGCCCAATATTAGTGCCTAAGTCTAAATCAAATTTGGGTGGTGCAAATAATGATGCAGTAAAAGAAGCGGTTAAATTATTATTAGCTGCAAAAAGTCCTGTTATTTTATTGGGTTTACAGGCAAGTTTTCCTGATAATGCATTAGCCTTACAATCATTACTTGATATTTGCCCATTACCTATAGTTGGAACTTATCAATCAGCAGGTGCGATTGCTCAACGCCATTTTCCTTTATTTGCAGGCCGAATTGGTTTATTTAATAATCAACCTGGTGATGAATTACTTTCTCATGCGGATTTAGTGATTACTTTAGGTTATAGCCCTATCGAATATGAGCCGTCATTATGGAATCACAATAATGCTAATATTATTCATATTGATGAAATTCCTGCTGAAATAGATTTAGCTTACTGTCCTGATTTAGAATTAACAGGCAATATTAAATTAACGATTGATAATTTAACTCAACATTTTGCTAAACAATCCATCTCTCAAATTACACTCTCAAATAATACACATCAGGTTTTAGAAAAGATCCGTCACCAAAGAGAAACTCTGCAACAAAACAGTTATTTTAGACAGGGTAGCCCTATTCACCCTTTAACCATTATTCATGAGATGCAAAATATTATTAATAATGATGTCACGCTTTGTATTGACATGGGAAGTTTTCATATTTGGCTTGCACGTTATCTCTATAGCTTTAGGGCAAGACAAATGTTGATTTCTAATGGGCAGCAAACGATGGGTGTTGCATTACCTTGGGGAATTGGCGCATCATTTGTTCGTCCCTCTGACAAAATTATTTCTGTCTCTGGTGATGGTGGCTTTATGCAGTCGTCGATGGAATTAGAAACTGCGGTTCGTTTAAATACAAATATTTTGCATATTATCTGGGTTGATAACGCTTATAATATGGTGGAAATGCAAGAGCAAGAAAAGTATGGACGTTATTCGGGTGTAAAATTTGGTGCAATTGATTTTAAACGTTACGCGGAATCCTTCGGTGCTAAAGGCTTTTTTGTTGATTGTGCTTCTCAATTACGTACCGTTTTACATGAAGCGATGGCTGTTGATGGCCCCGCTGTTCTTGCTATTCCTGTCGATTATCGTGATAACGCTAAATTAATGGAACATATTGATTATAATTTAATCATTTAG
- the budA gene encoding alpha-acetolactate decarboxylase: MNNNFQSNVRDNSDIKHNKNHHCQCGQEIITNLNNYISKHPECTVYQNSLMSSLIAGVYDSEVTIADLLTHGDFGLGTFEQLDGELVAFDNTVFQLRSDGSARKALHSQKSPFAVMTFFNCDIEHHFSHGVSQKEIHNIINQYVPSDNLFCAIRIEGEFELVKTRTVPRQTPPYRPMLDAIENQPTFTFHNEVGIIAGFRSPQFTQGINVAGFHEHYINQQRQGGGHVLDYYLKNGTLQIGVISRLTIDLPNQSTFLQANLMPDDLHQAIEQAEN; the protein is encoded by the coding sequence ATGAATAATAATTTTCAATCTAATGTGCGAGATAATAGCGATATAAAACATAATAAAAATCATCATTGTCAATGTGGACAGGAAATAATAACAAACTTAAATAATTATATTAGTAAACACCCCGAATGCACTGTTTATCAAAACTCATTAATGAGTAGCTTAATTGCCGGTGTATATGATAGTGAGGTTACTATTGCTGATTTATTAACGCATGGTGATTTTGGTTTAGGAACTTTTGAACAACTTGATGGAGAACTCGTTGCATTCGACAATACTGTTTTTCAATTACGTTCTGATGGTAGCGCTCGTAAGGCTTTACATTCTCAAAAATCCCCTTTTGCTGTAATGACATTTTTTAATTGTGATATTGAACATCACTTTTCTCATGGTGTATCACAAAAAGAAATACATAACATAATTAATCAATATGTCCCTTCTGATAACCTGTTTTGTGCAATCAGAATTGAAGGCGAATTTGAATTAGTTAAAACACGGACAGTACCTCGACAAACACCCCCTTACCGCCCAATGTTAGACGCTATCGAAAATCAGCCTACTTTTACGTTTCACAATGAAGTGGGCATTATTGCAGGCTTTCGTTCACCACAGTTTACTCAAGGAATAAATGTTGCTGGATTTCATGAGCATTATATTAATCAACAACGCCAAGGTGGTGGTCATGTTCTAGATTATTATTTAAAAAATGGCACCTTACAAATCGGTGTTATTTCCCGTCTTACTATTGATTTACCCAACCAATCTACATTTCTACAAGCGAACTTAATGCCCGACGATCTTCATCAGGCTATAGAACAAGCTGAAAATTAA